A single Pseudomonas brassicacearum DNA region contains:
- a CDS encoding M48 family metalloprotease, producing MSNPALDISSLTPLPYHQQVVNYLKTSEPAVWSWASSLGVQQEHAQEVRAQLLRDTYRLHPDTHPDAYQACETALQRLHIQAPATLYQAGDGGMNASLYYLAGEVHVVFYGPILERLDAQELLALLGHELAHYRLWSEHDGDYLTAERILNHTLADVYTPASLEQTARLYSLHTEIYADRGAALVASGPEAAITTLVKVHTGIVTVNAASYLQQAKELDGNDAQLSRGVSHPETFLRSQALDSWWQQIPDIDAWLHRRLRGPLSLNRLDVTDQVELTALTRRFIASFIKAPALQSEAVGNQVCGFFPDWKDTETPLDLSTLDVERIDASIHEYLHFIMLDLCLVDRDLRDDALLHAARTAKKLGSADDFINVLKRDIKLPKRELDPLIRALKAEVDTWTQ from the coding sequence ATGAGTAACCCCGCGCTGGATATCAGCAGCTTGACGCCATTGCCGTACCACCAGCAGGTGGTGAATTACCTGAAGACCAGCGAGCCGGCTGTCTGGAGTTGGGCCTCCTCGCTGGGGGTTCAGCAGGAACACGCGCAAGAGGTTCGCGCGCAACTGCTGCGCGATACGTACCGACTCCATCCGGACACGCATCCCGACGCTTATCAAGCTTGCGAAACCGCGCTCCAGCGCTTGCACATCCAGGCGCCGGCCACGCTGTACCAGGCCGGCGATGGCGGTATGAATGCCAGTCTCTATTACCTCGCCGGTGAAGTGCATGTGGTGTTCTACGGCCCGATCCTCGAGCGTCTCGACGCCCAGGAGTTGCTCGCGCTCTTGGGGCATGAACTGGCGCATTACCGGCTGTGGTCCGAGCATGACGGCGACTACCTGACTGCCGAGCGCATCCTTAACCACACCCTGGCCGATGTTTATACGCCGGCGAGCCTGGAGCAAACCGCCCGCTTGTATAGCCTGCACACCGAAATCTACGCGGACCGAGGTGCGGCACTGGTGGCCAGTGGGCCCGAGGCGGCAATCACCACGCTGGTCAAGGTGCACACCGGTATTGTCACGGTCAATGCCGCCAGTTACTTGCAACAGGCCAAGGAACTGGACGGTAACGACGCGCAACTGTCCCGGGGCGTCTCGCACCCGGAGACCTTCCTGCGCTCACAGGCACTGGACAGTTGGTGGCAGCAGATCCCGGACATTGACGCCTGGCTGCACCGCCGCCTGCGTGGGCCGTTGTCGCTCAACCGCCTGGATGTGACTGACCAGGTCGAACTCACCGCCCTCACCCGCCGTTTTATCGCCAGTTTCATCAAAGCGCCGGCCTTGCAGTCAGAGGCTGTCGGCAACCAGGTATGCGGTTTCTTTCCCGATTGGAAAGACACCGAAACACCACTGGACCTCAGTACCCTGGACGTCGAACGCATTGACGCGAGCATCCACGAGTACCTGCATTTCATCATGCTCGACCTGTGTCTGGTGGACCGCGATCTGCGGGATGATGCCTTGCTGCATGCCGCACGCACCGCGAAGAAACTGGGCAGCGCCGACGACTTTATCAACGTGCTCAAGCGCGATATCAAACTTCCCAAACGCGAGCTCGACCCGCTCATTCGCGCGCTCAAGGCGGAGGTCGACACATGGACCCAATGA